A part of Microbacterium atlanticum genomic DNA contains:
- a CDS encoding helix-turn-helix domain-containing protein yields MTPAEDEGPSGVHCRLDELLHERGMTLTRLSELVGVSVVNLSILKNDRARAIRYSTLSAICRALDCEIGELLVRAD; encoded by the coding sequence ACGAGGGTCCGAGCGGTGTCCACTGCCGGCTGGACGAGCTGCTGCACGAGCGGGGCATGACGCTCACCCGTCTGTCGGAGCTCGTCGGCGTCTCGGTGGTGAACCTGTCGATCCTCAAGAACGACCGCGCCCGGGCGATCCGCTACTCCACGCTGTCGGCGATCTGCCGGGCGCTGGACTGCGAGATCGGCGAGCTGCTCGTGCGCGCGGACTGA